One Lucilia cuprina isolate Lc7/37 chromosome 4, ASM2204524v1, whole genome shotgun sequence DNA segment encodes these proteins:
- the LOC111679141 gene encoding cilia- and flagella-associated protein 45, with product MNELQQLTDHHAFIVRTDRKSLYTQIKNLVHQAQEVASKELNQRRNTLKLLLEYEDKIYEEEFANKVKSRIDEDIRERKDILLKIKEESTKNELEFLKSKRIQQYMNSCYEIREALRRKETQNIKECQLEQMLEKERSVKREQDLEKYWLEVQNINLRLMDEHQQQENCLKKALVKHVSDTRKVQLEELQEKREKELEEKLEDKKKLDALLEEIRLEEFDQKLQGKPAQVAEYRNELLKMINEKQEAEKKEQRELADMHRKMMAEIARLEAEENAAAKEKKKAFHKATIDFIRFVKGMRELDERHEQVYNERTDDLRRIDMCTKNNILKERQRKARIAEKCYAELRQQICEQYENRLREEAEHRECKMLENRFIHREITHKEILERKRKNRLELEQQMEELKKLREKEQEDFSNELKRASNDPEYCAQLAKEYIKEGIDYLEPHANWRIIACSSKDYVTKAPARSLQELLSQGAIPKKCIEPCGCIRNINTTDGRGDENR from the coding sequence ATGAATGAGTTGCAACAATTAACGGACCATCATGCCTTCATTGTACGTACTGATCGCAAATCGTTGTACACACAAATCAAAAATCTAGTACATCAAGCCCAAGAAGTGGCCAGCAAGGAACTTAATCAAAGACGAAATACCTTAAAGCTTTTGCTAGAGTATGAGGATAAGATATACGAAGAAGAATTTGCCAACAAAGTCAAGTCACGCATTGACGAGGACATCAGGGAGCGCAAAGATATACTACTGAAGATAAAGGAGGAGAGTACAAAGAATGAGTTGGAATTCTTGAAATCGAAACGCATACAACAATACATGAACAGTTGTTATGAAATACGCGAAGCTTTGAGGCGCAAAGAAAcgcaaaatattaaagaatgcCAACTGGAACAGATGCTGGAGAAGGAGAGGTCGGTGAAGAGGGAACAAGATTTAGAGAAATATTGGTTAGAGGTGCAAAACATAAATCTTCGCTTAATGGATGAACATCAACAGCAAGagaattgtttgaaaaaagctttagtCAAACATGTGTCGGATACACGAAAAGTACAATTAGAAGAATTGCAGGAGAAGCGTGAGAAAGAACTTGAGGAAAAATTAGAAGACAAAAAGAAATTAGATGCTCTGTTGGAAGAAATACGCTTAGAAGAATTCGATCAAAAGCTACAGGGAAAACCGGCCCAAGTAGCTGAGTATCGCAATGAActattaaaaatgataaatgaGAAACAAGAGGCGGAGAAAAAAGAACAGCGCGAACTAGCTGATATGCACCGAAAAATGATGGCAGAAATAGCACGATTAGAAGCTGAAGAAAACGCTGCAgctaaagagaaaaagaaagcTTTTCACAAAGCCACAATAGATTTTATACGATTTGTTAAAGGCATGCGCGAATTGGATGAACGGCATGAACAAGTGTATAATGAACGCACCGATGATCTACGAAGAATAGACATGTGTAcgaaaaacaatatattaaaagaacGTCAGCGTAAAGCGCGTATAGCCGAAAAGTGTTATGCCGAGTTGAGACAGCAAATTTGTGAACAATACGAAAACCGCTTACGAGAAGAAGCTGAACATCGTGAGTGTAAAATGTTAGAAAATCGTTTCATACACCGAGAAATAACCCACAAAGAAATTTTggaaagaaaacgaaaaaatcGCTTAGAACTTGAGCAGCAAAtggaagaattaaaaaaattacgagAAAAAGAACAAGAGGACTTTTCTAATGAACTTAAACGAGCTAGTAATGATCCAGAATATTGCGCGCAATTAGCTAAAGAGTATATCAAAGAGGGTATTGATTATTTAGAACCCCATGCTAATTGGCGTATTATAGCTTGTTCCTCTAAAGACTATGTGACCAAAGCACCTGCACGTAGTTTACAAGAGTTATTGAGTCAAGGAGCAATACCAAAAAAGTGTATTGAACCATGTGGTTGCATTCGAAATATTAATACTACTGATGGCAGAGGTGATGAAAATCGTTGA